The Thermodesulfatator atlanticus DSM 21156 DNA window AACTTAATCCATTTATCAAAACTCCAGAAATTATGTTTCTTCTTTGTAAAAGGATGTATTGCTATAATTTTTTGTTGAATACTAAATTTTATTTTTAAAAGTTTTTCCTGGTCAAGAAATATTTTAGGTGGTTCAATTTTTTTACAGCCAAAGTATGTAGCAATAAAGTCTAAAATATCGTATATGTTGATAACATCTCGAGGTACTTTTATTTTTTCGTCTAAAAACTTTCCATTACCATTTCTAATAAATCTTGCATACAAATGATCATTGTGCCATAAAATACCGATATTCTTTTTTGGATTGATTAATTTACCAATAAAGTTTTCTCTGATATCACCAACTATATTAAGGACATACTTATATTTGTTTTTTCTCAATCTTAAAATTGTTTTTATTAAATTTATATTGCTAATAACATCTAATCGTTTACTCTTTCCAATAGGAAAATTAGAACAGTAAATTTTATTTATATATGGGTTATTTTTATAAATACTAACAAAAATTGGCTTAGTAAATACATCCAATTTTAAATCAGGGAGGTTTTTACCTAATGTATTA harbors:
- a CDS encoding glycosyltransferase family 9 protein, with the protein product MKKVLFIQARDYGDAVISTKLINTLGKNLPDLKLDVFTKPIFVSIYKNNPYINKIYCSNFPIGKSKRLDVISNINLIKTILRLRKNKYKYVLNIVGDIRENFIGKLINPKKNIGILWHNDHLYARFIRNGNGKFLDEKIKVPRDVINIYDILDFIATYFGCKKIEPPKIFLDQEKLLKIKFSIQQKIIAIHPFTKKKHNFWSFDKWIKLINILKKDHILWIFCAPDERKVAEHIFKDLINNEKVSIQTGNLEDFFIKLSLSKLLIGLDSFAVHVAYALNVPNIMLNGPNNYKIWQPKNTKVVCKTNVCKYYPCYNKPLCVGRNFEYICMKAIEVEDVLMTVKEVIK